Sequence from the Sphingobacteriaceae bacterium GW460-11-11-14-LB5 genome:
CGACAATTTTTAATGTGGTTTTTTACTGCCCAAAACTTTATACTCCAAGCCTTATTTTCTATTGAAAAAGTAAGATTTTAAATATTAAAAGCAAATTTAATTGGTAACAATGGGGATATAAGCTTAATTTTTAGCATATTTGGACTTATATCAAATGTTTAATAATATATAATTAAAATTTAAAATGAAAGTAGCAGTAGTAGGTGCCACCGGATTGGTAGGCACTGTCATGTTAAAAGTATTGGAGGAAAGAAATTTCCCTTTAACAGAGTTGATTCCCGTAGCATCAGAAAAGAGTGTTGGTAAGGAAATTACTTTTAAGGGTAAGAAGTTCCCAATTGTTAGCATGGATACTGCAATCAGCATGAAACCAGATATCGCTTTGTTTTCTGCAGGTGGAAATACTTCATTAGAGCATGCTCCACGGTTTAAAGAAGCGGGAACCACGGTTATTGATAATTCTTCTGCCTGGAGAATGGATCCTGCAATTAAATTAATTGTACCGGAAGTTAATGCTCACGAGCTTTCTATCGATAACAAAATCATTGCTAACCCAAACTGTTCTACCATTCAAATGGTTGTGGTTTTAAAACCTTTGCACGATAAATACAAAATTAAACGTGTGGTGGTTTCTACTTACCAATCGGTTACCGGTACAGGTGTTAAAGCAGTTGAACAATTAATGAATGAGCGTAAAGGCGTTGATGGTCCTAAAGCTTATCCGTACGAAATTGATTTAAATGTTCTTCCTCATATTGATGTTTTCATGGAAAACGGATATACCAAAGAAGAAATGAAAATGGTGAAGGAAACCAACAAAATCATGAGCGACGATAGCATTAAAGTTACCGCGACTACGGTTCGTATCCCGGTAATGGGCGGTCACTCAGAATCGGTAAACATCGAGTTTGAAAATGATTTCGATTTAGCTGAAGTGCGTAGTATTTTAGAAAAATCACCTGGCATAATCGTTGTTGATGATGTTGCCAACCTAAAATATCCAATGCCAAAAGATGCGCATGAAAAAGATGAAGTTTTTGTAGGCCGTATCCGCAGAGATGAGTCGGCACCAAAAGCATTAAACCTTTGGATTGTTGCCGATAACTTACGCAAGGGTGCTGCAACCAATGCCGTTCAGATTGCCGAATACCTGATTCAAAAAGAATTGGTTTAATCAATAAATTTAAATAAAAGCCTCGATTTATCGGGGCTTTTTTATGCGCGCTCCAATCATGAAACATATCCCCATTGCTTTAATTTACGCCAGGTTATTAATTGGTTTCGGGATTATTTTACTTAGCCTTTTCCATGCCAATCACTATTCTTTTCTTGCGATTACATTATTATCGATCGGTTTATTAACCGATGTTTTCGACGGAATAATTGCCAGAAAGCTCAATATCTCTTCCGAAAAGTTACGCCGTTTAGATTCCGGCATAGACCAGGTATTTTTCATTTCGGTTGCAGTAGCGACTTATCTTCAATGCCCCGATTTCTTTAAGGCCAACCTGGTAAAACTGATTGTACTCGGTGCTTTTGAGGCCTCAACTTATGCTTTAAGCTACATCAAATTTAAAAAGGAAATTGCCACCCATTCTATCGGCGCCAAAATTTGGACCTTAATTTTATTTGCTACCCTGGTCGAAATTATGGTGCATTGCGAATCAGTGTTGTTATTTGAGCTTTGCCTTTGGATTGGTCTGGCCACCAGATTAGAAATACTTGCCATTGTTTTCACCCTGAAAAAATGGACAAATGATGTGCCTACTATTTATCACGCTGTAAAACTCAGACAGGGAAAAGAAATTAAACGCAATAAATTGTTTAATGGATAACTCAGCTAAACATATAAAACAGCGATCGTAATCACTAAATTATATATAAAAAAGAGATTGTAATCACTAAATTATATATAAAAAGGAGATTAGCTTTAAATTTGATTATATTTGTTATCGAAAATGATATCATGAAATGATCATTAGAAGTTTGCAAACCCATATTGAATCTAAGTTTTTTAAACAAAAGGCAATTATAGTTACAGGCGCAAGGCAGGTAGGTAAAACCACTATGCTAAAACAGCTGGTCGATAAAACAGGATTACCTTTTGTTTTCCTAAACTGCGACGAAGCTAACGTCCGCGCAACCCTAACAGATATCAGCATCGAACGGCTAAAATCAATTGTTGGATCGAATAAATTTATTTTTATCGACGAAGCACAACGTGTTACAAATATTGGTTTAACATTAAAATTAATAGTCGATAATTTTACCCATGTACAACTTTTGGTTACAGGTTCTTCATCTTTAGATCTGGCCGTTGGCATCAAAGAGTCATTAACCGGAAGAAAATTTGAATATCACCTCTTTCCATTTTCAGTAGCAGAGCTTGTTGAAGATACAAACCTGCTTGCAGAAGAACAGGCATTAGAAAAAAGATTGATTTATGGCTCTTATCCTGATGCCATCAATTATCCAGGGGAAGAAAAAGAGTTATTGCTGAACTTAACCAATAGTTATCTTTTTAAAGATATTTTATCGCTTACAGGCATTAGAAAACCTTTGCAACTCGAAAAATTGGTACAAGCCTTAGCGTTGCAGATTGGTAATGAGGTATCGTACACAGAGCTTGGCCAAATGATTGAAGCAGATAAACTAACCGTTGAGCGTTACATCGATCTATTAGAACAG
This genomic interval carries:
- a CDS encoding aspartate-semialdehyde dehydrogenase, which translates into the protein MKVAVVGATGLVGTVMLKVLEERNFPLTELIPVASEKSVGKEITFKGKKFPIVSMDTAISMKPDIALFSAGGNTSLEHAPRFKEAGTTVIDNSSAWRMDPAIKLIVPEVNAHELSIDNKIIANPNCSTIQMVVVLKPLHDKYKIKRVVVSTYQSVTGTGVKAVEQLMNERKGVDGPKAYPYEIDLNVLPHIDVFMENGYTKEEMKMVKETNKIMSDDSIKVTATTVRIPVMGGHSESVNIEFENDFDLAEVRSILEKSPGIIVVDDVANLKYPMPKDAHEKDEVFVGRIRRDESAPKALNLWIVADNLRKGAATNAVQIAEYLIQKELV
- a CDS encoding CDP-alcohol phosphatidyltransferase, with the protein product MKHIPIALIYARLLIGFGIILLSLFHANHYSFLAITLLSIGLLTDVFDGIIARKLNISSEKLRRLDSGIDQVFFISVAVATYLQCPDFFKANLVKLIVLGAFEASTYALSYIKFKKEIATHSIGAKIWTLILFATLVEIMVHCESVLLFELCLWIGLATRLEILAIVFTLKKWTNDVPTIYHAVKLRQGKEIKRNKLFNG
- a CDS encoding ATPase, with the translated sequence MIIRSLQTHIESKFFKQKAIIVTGARQVGKTTMLKQLVDKTGLPFVFLNCDEANVRATLTDISIERLKSIVGSNKFIFIDEAQRVTNIGLTLKLIVDNFTHVQLLVTGSSSLDLAVGIKESLTGRKFEYHLFPFSVAELVEDTNLLAEEQALEKRLIYGSYPDAINYPGEEKELLLNLTNSYLFKDILSLTGIRKPLQLEKLVQALALQIGNEVSYTELGQMIEADKLTVERYIDLLEQCFVVFRLGAYSSNLRNEIKKSKKIYFYDTGIRNAVIENFSMLGLRQDAGQLFENYIVSEYIKASNNKRKHAKYYFWRSFQQQEIDLIEEIDGKINAIEIKWNENKKVRFPSTFLDAYNTNETHVINKSNYTSFLI